The following DNA comes from Seriola aureovittata isolate HTS-2021-v1 ecotype China chromosome 15, ASM2101889v1, whole genome shotgun sequence.
GACtgtcaataaaataatattcttTTTGCTATATGTAACAAAAGACATGATTCACACcaaatgcacagacacaaaagacaaGTGAGACGAAAACACAGAATGTACGCATTGGGGTGTAGTGTCTCTTTGAGCTACTGACAGCCGCTTACATCAGGGACAACTAACCCTTCCCATTTTATAATATATCCAGACAAACACTCGAGCTCTCCAGTGCAaaagtgatcaaataaaattatTTCACCACTACTTCTTTTCAGTGGGGAGTGCTTAGTGGTGCAATGCAACAGCACCCTCTGGTGGTGTGACTACTCAACTGTACGCTGTGTGTCAAGCCCTTTTTGCATTTTGGGCTGAACTAGTTTTGATCTTCCCTTTTATCTGCATTGgaaagcagagagacacacaaattAAAGCGTTGTGTATGAATGTAGTGAAATGACAAAGAGTGAGGCCAACACGAGTGTACTCAAGGCTACTTTTCCCTTGCAAGCTACACAATTCAAGATAAAAGTTTCTGTTAAACGGTTGGAGTTTTGTTCTGAACTGGGCTcgttattttcaaaatataatgttCCCTTAAAGTGGTCCTTTAAAAGTGGTAGATCGTCAGAACGATTTAACCTTTATGCTGTCTTGCTTCCAGCTGTAGCACGTCTAGGGGAAACAAGGGTTTTGTGAGGGCTAGCTAAATCAATAAAggatttggatttttatttttttggtggGGAATGCATGTGCGCTGGGAGGACTGGAAGGGTATCTGTCTGCTCCTCCTACGCTTGGAACTCGAGGCCGAGACCAAGCTTGTGGCCACCAGCATTAATGTTCTTGCCATCAAGGAGAGCGGAGAGTGTCAGCTTGATGCctgcagaaacagacacaacaagGATAAGTAATTCATCGACAAGGAAATCATGTGTAAATGTATACATCATGTACACCTCTCCAAACATTACACAGGGTGTTGGCTGACTGAAGAACCCACCTCTCCACTTCATCTTGTCAATTTCCCTTCAGCAAAAATTTCCAAACCCCATCTTTATCTGATGTGTGTTGCTACTGTTGCTTATCCTTGTGGAAATTCAAGTTATAATCCTGAAATTTAGCCTTCAGACACTTAGCAAAACTTTCAGTAACTGttctttttgcatttgtgcAATGCCACAAAAACTACTAGGAATCcatcatttttttatgtctaaAATTGACTTAAATTCTCATACTTTAGTTGAAATAatccacatacagtacacatctAAATTGCACTGCTCAGAATATGACTAATTCAAACTACAAAACACTTAAATGAAGTTATTTACAAACTGCACTCACCTGGCTTCAGAGTCTGAGTGTAGCCCAGGCCAACAAGGCTGGAGTTGTTCACCTTGGCCTGTgtaagaacaaataaaaaaatgtttttaatcataCAGAGTACACTCATATTATTAGCAGATACATTTATAATGCCAATTCTGGGTATTGCCTGCTCCATGccaaatgtcaacaaaaacgAACCTGTGATTCATTTTGAACTCTGAAACCGATACTGTGATTTAAAAGTGCCGCCACtgaagcagtttcacttcaGAATGGCATGGCCATATTATTTACTCGTTAATAATAGTTGTTAGAATACAtataattaacaaacaaaacaaccattcacactaATTGGCTCTGCTGCAAGTGGGATTTAAGAACTAATGTGACAGATCAGACGACAAGACTAAATTAGCCTGGGCCTTTCTGTGGCAGAAAGACTACTCCCATTGGCCATTTTGGCTCGGAGGAGGCTGCTCTCAGATTCAACTCAGCGTGATGTGTTCACATGGACTTAAATCATCCTTCCAAGTTGGTCAGCTAGGTAAAGACTGTGACCCAGATATAAAAAAGGCAACATGACTAGTCGTATTGCATGTTAGTTTATATTGATGACACCAAGAATGTGTCTCTAAAACgagagaataagaaaataataacaggaaGGAACTGGTTTCACTAGCTTCTGCACCACATGACACTTGAGTGAGCATTACACCACAGTGCCAGTTTGAGAGGCAGATTTTATAAACAGACTACATCACTACAATTACTACTTCAGGTTTAAAATACTACTCACAGTGAAGGATGCATCAGGATCAATCTGATACTTGGCAGCAATGCCAAAGCGGGTGTTGCTGTTTCCAGCAGTCCAGGCCAGATTGACGGCGGTCTCCAGCTGGTCATTCACCTTCTGGTAGATGGAGCCACCAAACTCAGTGCCATCATTTCTGCGGAAAAACAGCAGATTGGACTATAAGTAAATGGTACCActacaaaaaaatgtttccctACAGCTTATATTCTCCTCTCAACTTGGCAAATAACGGTTCGGTGTTTTGTACACTACGTTTACCATAATTGGTATTTTGCACGCCTGTTAAAGACCTCCTCAGATGGGTGCACTGCCACTGATACAAAGCCTTCATTACACTTCATCTGACCTCACATCACTGCTTCAGCTGTAGACTGAAACCGACAGGCTTGGCCAAGGACACAGCAGGAAAGACTAACATCGTGCcctgtccctccctctccctctctctctcactgtctggCATTACCTCACTCTGCCGTTTCACTGAAGCCCTTTATGGCTGCCAACCATTCACTCCATCTCACTTGCAATATAGCAAATCCCATCACCTGGGTGTAAAAATAACTGCCAGGCACCTGGGTGAGCGGCAGACAGCCAAGCAGGCAACAAGTTAGTTGCCAgacaaggagaagaaaacagagttGGAAGGCCTCAGTCTAGTTAAGGTTAATTGTCTGGACTCGCTTTTTAGCCTGTGACTTGGGTTTAAGTACCACAGGACAGAAACACTAACTTAGTATCAGAatgtaacattttgttttaaaaatataaatacaaaatggaCTGAGGTAGTGTCTAGGTGCTTATTCAGCAATGTTTCAATGATAATTATTTTCAATCACACACACCCCTactaattttattttctctcacatGTGCAGCTTTAGAATTAAGCATCAGGGTAGCATCAGCATAGTATTCATTTTCTGCTACCTTAAATTTGAATTCAAATTAACTACACTGTGGTTACGGTATATCAGCCTGTTCATAAACTTACACTATACAAAGATGAAGGGACACCATATTGGTTCAACTGTGCATTACTATGTGTAGAGGGATATATGCCAGCATATATATTATTCATGTCAATCTTCTGCTTCATGTAGTCTTACACATTTGTATGGAGCTGGAACTCGTCAGTCTTGTATCCAACCGCAAAGTTGCTCTGGGTGATCCTGTTCCTGCCGGCCTCAAAGGTCATCTGgtagccagccagccagccctCGTAGCCCACCACTGCTGCACCATGGATGGCTGTACCATTGATGTCATAGTGAACGTCACAGCCAAGGTTGATGTGGTCACACTTGTAGCCTGTCTTGATCTTGCCGCTCTTCTTGCTAACAAGATATAAGATAGAGGGGACAGACTGTTAATGTCTATTATTAGTGGTCTTTGCAATATGCCCTTTATTTCTTTCCCCATACAGCACCGTGACTGACATGCTTTCAGGACCCTGTAGCAGCCTTACATAACAAGCTGTTTAACCTTGTAGGTATAGGTTATTAAATTGGCAGCTGACATGTAACATTACTTTTAATAAAGTGGCCAAGAACCTTACATGTTTACttgataaaatgtatttatttattgagttaGCTAAATAGTATACAGTATCCTTCTTTTCTGCTTCAGGCTATGAAACCAACAGACATGAACCCATTCACACtttcagaaaagagaaaatgatccAGGAAAGGTAAAATAACAACTGGACAGTACCAAAACGCTTTCTAATAAACTGCTGACTCAACCTGCTGTAAgaataaaatatcattgtaaagCTGAAttctatttttaaatgtattatttgtaCCTATTCACTGTAGCTGTAACGTGTGTTAATCGTCATTCCACTTAACTCTAGATTTCTTACTGAAATGATCTACATTTAAAGACTCTCATTCTGTGGTCCTTACCCGGTGTTTGGTGAGAAAGAGGAATCAAACGTCAACTTCAGCCCCTTAGCCAACTGTGGAAAAAGTAAGATAGATTTTACAACAAGGCAAATGGCACTACATCCACTACTTGGGTGACAGACCTTAGTGAATACAGAAAAGGGAACATATGCTGCTCCTCAGAGACTTTTTGCATGCTACAGGAAGTGGCTTAAGAAATTAGGTTTTAGTTAAGTTACCGACCTGGTCTTCAAGGGTGATCTCTGTTCCCAGGGTGTTGTCGGTGTTCCACTTCTCTGTGAAGGTGAGTCCATGTTCCGACCACTTGTACTTGGTCTCCAGGGATCCAGCAACCTTGCTGGTCTCAGTATTGGCAGAGCCTGTGCTGGTGAACTCCTGCAGATGATATGAATAGGTTTTCAGGGTCACATTATTATGTTATATTCATCTTATCCTTAAAGTCGTGTaccaaaatatatttgcattaGGTTTTTACATAGGGTTTTATACAGTGATGTAGCCCTGTAAACCCTCcacaaaatgtgtctgtgatcAACATCTAAAACGACTAATTAACTAGAATGGGCGCACACCTCCTggccaaacattttcttcctcaagACCCAGATTACTGTGTTGCTCTGCACCAACATGTACAAAGTCACAGATCTCTACACCATAAATATGTTagattttttacatcaagattcCTACATTATTTTCtgagaaactgatgaaaatgttgacaAATACCCAATGTTAAGGACAGTGATACAAATTTCTGGATTGCCCCTTTAATCTGATCTGCCTCGAAATTTAATCGGTTTTCCCCCAGCCCAAATGCCCCACCCCTCCAACCAAGCTATatgcaaattggttcagtacaGTTTGTGCAAcactgctgacaaacaaacaaatagactTTGTAAATATAACCTTCTTGTCAGAGGTAACAAATCATGATGACAAGAAGGTCAGAAAACAGATTATCAAGAAATTCAATAGCTAGCTCTTGAACAAATTAATGACTAACTAGACTTTGGTGTTGAGCCAGTCTGGGATTTTCCCCTGAGCTATATAACTAATAAcaactttgaaaagaaaaaatttacAAGTTCAGGAAATCAATTTCgtcacaacaaaaaacaaaaagcaaacatgGCAGCTTCAGTAAAACAAGGAGCAGGAGTTCACATGAAGTTTTACTTACACCCTTAcctttattattactataaaaactaaattaaaacataGTAATTCGAAGCCATAGTTTTAACATAACATTTTCttaaactcattttaaaaccaaagCAGCCAGCTAACAGTAGCCAATGTGTCCTGGCAATGTTTAGGAGATCAAATAACCTGCCTGTTGATAATCAGCCAAGAGCCTCTTAAGCTATGATAGGACAGCTGCTGTCAGGGGTTGGCAGCTCTGATAATCTGATAATGACTAGCGACAACTTACCAGTCCATTCTCAGACTTTGTTTTCAAGTCCAGCTTTATGAGCCCGAAGCCTGAAACAGACAATATTTAATTAGAGATCAAAATGATGTCTGGATGACAACAAAAATATTACCAAGTCAATGATAACCACTCAGCCCTCACATCAAATGCAACTTTAATGCCAATACTCATTACCATGTGTACCAAAACTTTCtattaatacacatttaaagaTAGTTCACAACTCTTTAAATCAAGTCATTGATTGGTGTCTGAGAAATATCCATTTATCAGCCTCCAGAGcgtttttaaagttatttaaatgCCACTGACT
Coding sequences within:
- the vdac1 gene encoding voltage-dependent anion-selective channel protein 1, translating into MAVPPTYVDLGKSARDVFTKGYGFGLIKLDLKTKSENGLEFTSTGSANTETSKVAGSLETKYKWSEHGLTFTEKWNTDNTLGTEITLEDQLAKGLKLTFDSSFSPNTGKKSGKIKTGYKCDHINLGCDVHYDINGTAIHGAAVVGYEGWLAGYQMTFEAGRNRITQSNFAVGYKTDEFQLHTNVNDGTEFGGSIYQKVNDQLETAVNLAWTAGNSNTRFGIAAKYQIDPDASFTAKVNNSSLVGLGYTQTLKPGIKLTLSALLDGKNINAGGHKLGLGLEFQA